One window from the genome of Rariglobus hedericola encodes:
- a CDS encoding PAS domain-containing hybrid sensor histidine kinase/response regulator has translation MPGWIAENRDYLFFVLACLTLFGLLETWLRRRTPHGCLPWMAWPALGVLLCSGWFLVENGGQSESRRIQDFMQGVAPTYAQEMTRMGHAGLTLDTPPDDTNYQRMIAATKRWKAVNPVISDVYTFRKIDGVVRLFVSSETDYDRDGKFEGPREQRVPLGKEYPQADENMLRALAGERTFSDEPVHDEWGVWVSAQVPLFDEQGKIEGALGVDYPAEKWIAAISVGRQRMIWLMAVPVLILGFATATTGALRTEVDARRSIEKQLRESEARLRTAIDGIPFDVWVMDLTNRYVLTNASSRENWGECVGKGLADLGLTPEALKMWEEKNLRAFAGEVVRSEVFQMVDGESRLLHSIIAPVRVADKVLGIIGLNVDFTERFKAEEALRKSERRFALHVMQTPLAVIEWDTEFRVTAWNPSAERIFGFTAAEMLGKVATPFIVVESAREQVAEVWQSVINRRGGWRNTNENCTKDGRVILCDWYNTPLVDDDGRVIGVASHCEDITQREILEKQLRQTQKIESLGQLAAGVAHEFNNLLTPMLLRLEMLRADREGDPDLLAALRSIEDAIEQAAQLNQRILAVGRRSSGKRELMALNPVVDDTIGLLRHTVDRRIALDMKLAAGLGPLLLDRSQVAQIVVNLTLNARDTLLEKYPTFAGTDWIPRIEVSTTMVQAAAPVEGASYAPFMRACQRLTVSDNGAGMTTEVRSHVFEPFYTTKSPGQGTGLGLAVVWNVVKNLNGWIEIESQPGEGTSFHVYFPVPDAPPPVFLSGPPSPVAAVSSSVGNGLNILLVDDNIFVAETINRLLTREGHNVTYAQNGEEAWELCSDGKDGAFDLIMTDQNMPVMTGVELVRTLRKAGSTVRVVVVSGHLSAELTKELNSLGVNGLLAKPFTQKELMAMVAASVSASREQPRPSAG, from the coding sequence ATGCCCGGCTGGATAGCGGAAAACCGCGACTACCTCTTTTTCGTTTTGGCATGCCTGACTCTTTTCGGGTTGTTGGAAACATGGTTGCGCCGCCGCACTCCGCACGGATGCTTGCCTTGGATGGCGTGGCCGGCGTTGGGAGTGCTGCTATGCTCCGGCTGGTTTTTGGTCGAGAATGGCGGACAATCCGAAAGCCGCCGCATCCAGGATTTCATGCAGGGAGTGGCGCCGACTTATGCGCAGGAGATGACGCGCATGGGCCATGCGGGTCTGACGCTGGACACGCCGCCGGACGATACCAACTACCAGCGGATGATCGCCGCCACGAAGCGTTGGAAAGCGGTCAATCCGGTGATCAGCGATGTTTATACGTTTCGCAAAATTGACGGTGTGGTGAGGCTCTTCGTCTCCAGCGAGACGGACTACGATCGTGATGGTAAGTTTGAAGGTCCGCGCGAACAACGCGTGCCGCTCGGCAAGGAATACCCGCAAGCTGACGAAAACATGCTGCGCGCCCTCGCGGGTGAACGCACGTTCTCCGACGAGCCGGTGCATGACGAGTGGGGCGTCTGGGTCAGCGCCCAAGTGCCGTTGTTCGATGAGCAGGGAAAAATCGAGGGCGCGCTGGGCGTTGATTATCCCGCCGAGAAGTGGATCGCGGCGATTTCCGTCGGGCGGCAGCGCATGATCTGGCTGATGGCGGTGCCGGTTTTGATCTTGGGATTTGCGACGGCGACGACCGGGGCGTTGCGCACGGAAGTGGATGCGCGGCGCAGCATTGAAAAACAGCTTCGTGAGAGTGAGGCGCGGTTGCGCACGGCGATCGATGGCATTCCGTTTGATGTTTGGGTGATGGATCTGACGAACCGGTATGTGCTGACCAACGCGTCTTCACGCGAGAATTGGGGCGAGTGCGTCGGTAAAGGCCTGGCGGATCTTGGGCTGACTCCAGAAGCGCTGAAAATGTGGGAGGAGAAAAACCTCCGGGCGTTTGCGGGCGAAGTGGTGCGGTCGGAGGTTTTCCAGATGGTCGATGGTGAGAGCCGGCTCCTTCACAGCATCATCGCGCCGGTGCGAGTGGCCGACAAGGTCCTGGGTATCATCGGTCTGAATGTGGACTTCACCGAACGCTTCAAGGCCGAGGAGGCGCTGCGTAAATCAGAGCGCCGGTTCGCGCTGCATGTGATGCAGACTCCGCTCGCGGTGATCGAATGGGATACGGAGTTTCGCGTGACGGCGTGGAATCCCTCGGCCGAGCGCATCTTTGGGTTCACGGCGGCCGAGATGCTGGGCAAGGTCGCGACGCCTTTCATCGTGGTCGAAAGTGCCCGCGAGCAAGTCGCCGAGGTCTGGCAATCGGTCATCAATCGTCGCGGCGGCTGGCGCAACACCAACGAAAACTGCACGAAGGACGGCCGCGTGATCCTGTGCGACTGGTATAACACGCCGCTGGTGGATGACGATGGCCGCGTGATCGGCGTGGCTTCGCATTGTGAAGATATCACCCAGCGTGAAATCTTGGAGAAACAACTGCGGCAGACGCAAAAAATCGAGTCACTGGGCCAGCTTGCGGCGGGTGTCGCGCATGAATTCAACAACCTGCTGACGCCGATGTTGCTCCGCTTGGAAATGCTGCGAGCCGACCGCGAAGGCGACCCTGACTTGCTGGCGGCTTTGCGCTCCATCGAAGATGCGATCGAACAGGCCGCGCAATTGAATCAACGCATTCTGGCAGTCGGGCGCCGGTCCAGCGGCAAACGTGAGTTGATGGCGCTTAATCCGGTGGTGGACGACACGATCGGGCTTTTGCGGCACACGGTGGACCGTCGTATCGCGCTCGACATGAAACTGGCCGCAGGGCTCGGGCCGCTGCTCCTGGACCGCTCACAAGTGGCGCAGATCGTGGTTAATCTCACGCTGAATGCGCGCGATACCTTGCTCGAAAAATATCCGACCTTCGCCGGCACCGATTGGATTCCGCGTATCGAGGTTTCGACTACAATGGTGCAGGCGGCGGCACCGGTCGAAGGGGCGTCTTATGCGCCGTTCATGCGTGCCTGCCAGCGGCTGACGGTTTCTGACAACGGCGCGGGCATGACGACCGAGGTGAGGTCGCATGTCTTCGAGCCGTTCTACACAACCAAATCACCGGGGCAGGGCACCGGGCTTGGTCTGGCGGTGGTATGGAACGTCGTGAAGAACCTCAATGGCTGGATCGAGATCGAAAGTCAGCCCGGTGAGGGCACGTCGTTTCATGTTTATTTTCCGGTGCCCGATGCGCCGCCGCCGGTCTTTTTATCGGGTCCGCCATCGCCGGTGGCGGCCGTCTCGAGCTCCGTCGGCAACGGGCTGAACATCCTGCTGGTGGACGACAATATCTTCGTGGCCGAAACGATCAACCGGTTGCTTACGCGCGAAGGGCACAACGTGACCTATGCGCAAAATGGCGAAGAGGCCTGGGAGCTGTGCTCCGATGGCAAGGACGGCGCGTTTGATCTGATCATGACCGACCAGAACATGCCCGTGATGACGGGCGTGGAACTGGTTCGCACGCTGCGCAAGGCCGGTTCGACCGTGCGCGTAGTCGTGGTGAGCGGACACTTGTCCGCGGAGCTGACCAAGGAGCTGAATTCCCTCGGCGTGAACGGCCTGCTGGCGAAGCCGTTCACACAAAAGGAACTGATGGCGATGGTCGCGGCGTCGGTCAGTGCTTCACGTGAACAGCCTCGCCCTTCGGCTGGTTGA
- a CDS encoding pyrophosphate--fructose-6-phosphate 1-phosphotransferase has protein sequence MTTPSRPKKVALLTAGGLAPCLSSAVGGLIERYTEIAPDIEIIAYHGGYKGLLLGDSYKIGPAERAAAPILHKHGGSPIGNSRVKLTNVKDCVKRGLVKEGQDPQKVAADQLIKDGVDILHTIGGDDTNTAAADLAAFLAKNNYGLTVIGLPKTIDNDVFPIRQSLGAYTAAEHGARYFRNVVSEHNANPRMLIIHEVMGRSCGWLTAATAVEYRKLLDREEFVPGLGLSRENLEVHAIYLPELAIDLNAEAARLKAIMDKHDNVNIFISEGAGVESIVAEMQAKGQEVPRDAFGHVKLDAVNPGKWFGEQFAKQLGAEKVLVQKSGYYARAAAANADDLRLIKSCTDLAVECALRRESGVIGHDEDQKNVLRAIEFPRIKGGKPFDTTLPWFGDLLKQINQPKGEAVHVKH, from the coding sequence ATGACAACTCCCTCCCGTCCCAAGAAAGTCGCTCTTCTCACCGCAGGTGGCCTCGCGCCCTGCCTTAGCTCCGCCGTCGGCGGATTGATCGAGCGCTACACCGAGATCGCGCCCGACATCGAGATCATCGCCTACCACGGCGGCTACAAAGGTCTCCTCCTCGGCGACAGCTACAAGATCGGCCCCGCCGAGCGCGCCGCCGCTCCTATCCTTCACAAGCACGGCGGCAGCCCCATCGGCAACTCCCGCGTCAAACTCACCAACGTCAAAGACTGCGTGAAACGCGGCCTCGTTAAAGAAGGCCAGGACCCGCAAAAAGTCGCCGCCGACCAGCTCATCAAAGACGGCGTGGACATCCTCCACACCATCGGTGGTGACGATACCAACACCGCCGCCGCCGACCTCGCCGCCTTCCTCGCTAAAAATAACTACGGCCTCACCGTCATCGGTCTGCCCAAGACGATCGACAACGACGTGTTCCCCATCCGCCAATCACTCGGCGCCTACACTGCCGCCGAACACGGCGCGCGTTACTTCCGCAACGTCGTCTCCGAGCACAACGCCAACCCTCGCATGCTCATCATCCACGAGGTCATGGGCCGTTCCTGCGGCTGGCTCACTGCCGCCACCGCCGTCGAATACCGCAAGCTCCTCGATCGCGAGGAATTCGTCCCCGGCCTCGGTCTCTCGCGCGAAAACCTCGAGGTCCACGCCATCTATCTCCCCGAGCTCGCCATCGACCTCAACGCCGAGGCCGCCCGCCTCAAGGCGATCATGGACAAGCATGACAACGTAAACATCTTCATCAGCGAAGGCGCCGGCGTGGAGTCCATCGTCGCCGAGATGCAGGCCAAGGGCCAGGAGGTCCCGCGCGACGCGTTCGGCCACGTGAAACTCGACGCCGTCAACCCCGGCAAATGGTTCGGCGAACAATTCGCCAAACAACTCGGAGCCGAAAAAGTTCTCGTCCAAAAGTCCGGCTACTACGCCCGCGCCGCCGCCGCCAACGCCGACGACCTGCGCCTCATCAAGAGCTGCACCGATCTCGCCGTCGAATGCGCCCTGCGTCGCGAGAGCGGCGTCATCGGCCACGATGAGGACCAGAAGAACGTGCTCCGCGCGATCGAGTTTCCCCGCATCAAGGGCGGCAAGCCGTTCGACACCACCCTGCCCTGGTTCGGCGATCTCCTGAAGCAGATCAACCAGCCGAAGGGCGAGGCTGTTCACGTGAAGCACTGA
- the rpiB gene encoding ribose 5-phosphate isomerase B produces the protein MKTYSIAIGSDHAGFTYKEAIKAALLADGHTVRDFGTYSDASCDYPDFIRPTAEAVARGEYQRGIVLGGSGNGEAIVANKVKGIRCGLCWNEQVAIWNRSHNDGNVLSLGQRTVTEAEAITITRTWLATEFEGGRHIARIQKIETV, from the coding sequence ATGAAGACCTATTCCATCGCAATCGGTTCCGACCACGCCGGTTTCACTTATAAGGAAGCCATCAAAGCCGCGCTCCTCGCCGACGGCCACACCGTCCGCGATTTCGGCACTTACTCCGACGCGTCGTGCGATTATCCCGATTTCATCCGTCCCACCGCCGAGGCGGTCGCCCGTGGCGAATACCAGCGCGGCATCGTGCTCGGCGGCTCCGGCAACGGCGAAGCCATCGTCGCCAACAAAGTGAAGGGCATCCGCTGCGGCCTGTGCTGGAACGAACAGGTCGCCATCTGGAACCGCTCGCACAACGACGGCAACGTCCTCTCCCTCGGCCAACGCACCGTCACCGAAGCCGAGGCCATCACGATCACGCGCACCTGGCTCGCCACCGAGTTCGAAGGCGGCCGCCACATCGCCCGTATCCAAAAAATCGAGACAGTTTAA